A part of Nostoc sp. KVJ3 genomic DNA contains:
- a CDS encoding IS630 family transposase (programmed frameshift), producing the protein MAKKYIVDLNEDEVSQLQAIIKKGKHKARTITRANILLMASEGETDQAIASIVRAHVATVQRIREKFVIGGLDFALKDEVHPPKPKKLDEKQEAFLIATACSNPPVGRVRWTMQLLADHLVNVGIIDSISDETVRQTLKKNEIKPWLKEQWCIPEVNAEYVFRMEDVLDLYNEPYDPKRPVVCFDERPYQLVEEVRLPLPPEPEQPERYDFEYKRNGTVNLFACFQPLAGWRHIEVTERRTKADFAKQMKNLVDVCYRDADVVRLVVDNLNIHTPSALYEVFSPEEARRIIQKLEFHYTPKHASWLNQVEIELSVLSRQCLERRIPNPETLTSEIAAWEKQRNQQKASVYWGFQTKDARRKMQRLYPNLT; encoded by the exons TGAAGATGAAGTTTCTCAGCTACAAGCAATAATTAAAAAAGGTAAGCACAAAGCAAGAACTATAACCCGTGCAAACATTCTTCTAATGGCTTCTGAAGGAGAAACGGATCAAGCGATCGCTAGCATAGTTAGAGCGCATGTTGCAACAGTGCAACGAATACGAGAAAAATTTGTCATTGGGGGGTTAGATTTTGCTTTGAAGGATGAAGTTCATCCACCAAAACCTAAAAAGTTAGATGAAAAACAAGAAGCATTTTTGATTGCAACTGCTTGTTCTAATCCACCAGTCGGAAGAGTACGTTGGACAATGCAATTATTAGCAGATCATTTAGTGAACGTTGGTATCATAGATTCAATCTCAGATGAAACAGTACGTCAAACTTTAAAAAAAA ACGAAATCAAGCCTTGGTTGAAAGAACAATGGTGTATTCCTGAAGTTAACGCAGAATATGTTTTCCGAATGGAAGATGTGCTGGATTTATACAATGAGCCTTATGATCCTAAACGCCCTGTAGTCTGCTTTGATGAACGTCCATACCAATTAGTAGAAGAAGTAAGACTTCCTTTGCCACCAGAGCCGGAGCAGCCTGAACGTTATGACTTTGAGTATAAACGTAACGGGACAGTAAATTTATTTGCATGTTTTCAACCCTTGGCGGGCTGGCGGCATATCGAAGTTACAGAGCGTCGAACTAAAGCCGATTTTGCTAAACAGATGAAAAATTTAGTAGATGTTTGCTACCGAGATGCCGATGTTGTTCGTTTAGTAGTTGATAACTTGAATATTCATACCCCCAGTGCATTATATGAAGTTTTTTCACCAGAAGAAGCACGTCGAATTATTCAAAAATTAGAGTTTCACTATACTCCTAAACACGCTTCTTGGCTGAATCAAGTAGAAATTGAATTATCTGTTTTGTCTCGCCAATGTTTAGAACGCCGTATTCCTAATCCAGAAACATTAACTTCTGAGATTGCCGCTTGGGAGAAACAACGTAATCAGCAAAAAGCCAGTGTCTATTGGGGTTTTCAAACCAAAGATGCTCGCCGAAAAATGCAGCGTTTATATCCGAATTTAACCTAG